Proteins from a single region of Chryseobacterium sp. W4I1:
- a CDS encoding cupin domain-containing protein, whose translation MNHKNLEKSKVYITSQIVEYIPNSVVSRTILEKLTGNINAISFDDKEGLPEKISPFDAVAQIIEGKAEIIIDEASYFMEEGECIIIPAHKSHSIKGNKRFKMILTIIKSGYE comes from the coding sequence ATGAATCATAAAAACCTTGAGAAATCAAAAGTATATATTACCAGCCAAATTGTAGAATACATTCCGAATTCTGTTGTCAGCAGAACAATATTGGAAAAGCTAACCGGCAATATCAATGCTATATCGTTTGATGACAAAGAAGGACTACCCGAAAAAATTTCTCCTTTTGATGCTGTTGCACAAATCATTGAAGGTAAAGCGGAAATCATTATAGACGAAGCTTCTTATTTTATGGAGGAAGGTGAATGTATTATTATTCCCGCCCATAAATCTCATTCTATAAAAGGAAATAAACGCTTTAAAATGATATTAACAATAATAAAAAGTGGTTATGAATAA
- a CDS encoding calcium:proton antiporter: MWTFLIPILAGLSYVGNSVFSSGYYSVILALFLMGSVLAAVYHSEVIAHRLGEPFGTLLLAFAITVIEVGLIISIMMGAKGLETITLARDTVFAAVMIILTGIIGSCIVIGSLRYREQSFTLQGVSTALITLTSVIIFVLILPNYTVSHLGGEYTSFQLLFIALISLGLYLGFTMIQTLRHRSFFISPQNKIFGSQDAQNSNEMISRKQLYTSCVLLILSLGIVVLLAKLLSKDVEHIVVSVGAPRSLVGIIIAGIVLLPEGLAAFRAAKSDEIQTSLNLAFGSALASIGLSIPAIAIISVITGIRMSLGIDIKSTILLGLSLFIITVSLATGRTNIMQGIVLLGIFIIYLFITIVP; the protein is encoded by the coding sequence ATGTGGACTTTTTTGATTCCCATTCTGGCGGGACTCTCTTATGTTGGAAATTCTGTTTTTTCTTCAGGGTACTACTCTGTAATTCTTGCTTTATTTTTGATGGGAAGTGTTTTGGCTGCGGTGTATCACTCCGAAGTTATTGCCCACCGTTTGGGTGAACCATTCGGAACTTTACTTCTGGCGTTTGCTATTACGGTTATAGAAGTAGGGCTTATTATTTCTATTATGATGGGAGCAAAAGGGTTAGAAACTATCACCCTTGCCAGAGATACGGTTTTTGCTGCAGTAATGATCATCCTTACAGGAATCATTGGAAGCTGCATTGTAATAGGCTCTTTAAGATATAGAGAGCAAAGCTTTACACTACAGGGGGTAAGTACTGCACTGATTACGCTTACTTCTGTTATTATTTTTGTGCTTATTCTGCCTAATTATACGGTAAGCCATCTCGGAGGTGAGTATACCTCTTTTCAGTTGCTTTTTATTGCTTTGATTTCTTTAGGGCTTTACCTTGGATTCACAATGATCCAAACGCTTAGGCATCGAAGCTTTTTCATTTCTCCCCAAAATAAAATATTCGGAAGCCAGGATGCACAGAATAGTAATGAAATGATTTCCCGAAAGCAGTTGTACACCAGTTGTGTGTTGTTGATCTTATCCTTGGGAATAGTCGTTTTATTGGCAAAGCTTCTTTCAAAGGATGTTGAACATATAGTAGTTTCTGTTGGTGCTCCAAGATCACTTGTAGGTATCATTATTGCCGGTATCGTTCTGCTTCCGGAAGGACTGGCTGCATTCAGAGCTGCAAAAAGTGATGAAATACAAACCTCATTAAACCTAGCCTTTGGTTCTGCCTTGGCTAGTATTGGATTGAGCATTCCTGCCATAGCCATTATATCTGTAATAACTGGTATAAGAATGTCATTAGGGATAGATATTAAATCGACTATACTTTTGGGACTCTCTCTTTTTATCATTACTGTTTCACTGGCGACTGGCCGAACCAATATCATGCAGGGAATTGTACTGCTTGGTATATTTATAATTTATCTTTTCATTACGATTGTACCATAA